One Candidatus Desulfatibia profunda genomic window carries:
- a CDS encoding helix-turn-helix domain-containing protein, giving the protein MSDTVDNPQLQLAFDFVQHTGKNLFLTGKAGTGKTTFLRTLKERSPKRMIVVAPTGVAAINAGGVTIHSFFQMPFGPLVPDVNPLDGSGDAGRPRSQFRFSKEKINIIRSLDLLVIDEISMVRADLLDGIDAVLRRLRASSIPFGGVQLLLIGDLLQLVPVVKVDEWEILRRHYDTIFFFSSRALAAARFVSIELKHIYRQSDTRFIDLLGKVRDNRMDAQTLFALNKRYDPVFAKESPEGYITLATHNYQAQQINEARLAALPGRERRFEAVVEGDFPPYAFPTPSELVLKSGAQVMFIKNDSSPEKRYYNGKIGRLKRIAGDELTVECPDSADPITVAKAEWRNVKYTLNEETKEIEETESGKFIQFPLKLAWAITIHKSQGLTFDKAIIDARAAFADGQVYVALSRCRTLDSLVLSTPIESSSIKSNDVVQAFTGAIEQNPPSQAQLRDGKREYQLALLDELFDFTILWRRLLTCIKISNEYKSILTSPAPSFFGRIVEPVKAQLTEVADKFAIQRRNIVKDVADPEASPHLQERVAKAAAYFADKIESLVGEPLRGLAVETDNRDARKTLTKAINAVREETAAKFYCLNECRAGIVFADYLKARARSLFQEGPTKAGRMQAENQPSEAIDHPALYRMLKQWRADQAEKTGRPAFWVLHNTTLAAIAAKLPATRQELGAIKGLKGKKGKIFGDEILKIVARYRSENNLPPPEPEPAGSEDEPVDKRKEKSKTKDESLRLFLERRSVSEVAEARGLALSTIEGHLAHFVGTGQLGIHRLVEPAKAARIAAYFQSSRNPLLAPAKAALGDDVSYSEMRFVLKELERNGEIKPSH; this is encoded by the coding sequence CCCTTGACGGCAGTGGTGATGCCGGCCGGCCCCGAAGCCAGTTCCGCTTCAGCAAAGAAAAAATCAACATCATCCGCAGCCTGGACCTGCTGGTCATCGATGAGATCAGTATGGTCCGCGCCGACCTGCTCGACGGCATCGACGCCGTTCTGCGGCGCTTGCGTGCCAGCAGCATTCCTTTCGGCGGCGTGCAGCTGCTGCTGATCGGCGATCTGCTGCAACTGGTGCCGGTGGTCAAAGTCGACGAATGGGAAATCCTGCGTCGCCATTACGACACCATATTTTTCTTCAGCAGTCGAGCCCTGGCCGCGGCCCGATTCGTGAGCATCGAGCTGAAGCATATTTACCGGCAAAGCGATACGCGCTTCATTGATTTGCTGGGCAAGGTCCGCGACAACCGCATGGATGCCCAGACCCTGTTCGCGCTGAACAAGCGCTACGATCCGGTCTTTGCCAAAGAATCCCCCGAAGGCTATATCACCCTCGCCACCCATAATTACCAGGCCCAACAGATCAACGAGGCCCGGCTGGCCGCATTGCCCGGCCGGGAGAGAAGATTTGAAGCGGTGGTTGAAGGGGATTTTCCACCCTATGCCTTTCCGACCCCCTCCGAACTGGTGCTCAAGTCCGGAGCCCAGGTGATGTTTATCAAAAATGACAGTTCTCCAGAAAAACGGTACTACAACGGCAAAATCGGCCGTCTGAAACGGATCGCCGGGGATGAGCTGACAGTTGAATGTCCGGACAGCGCCGATCCCATTACCGTTGCCAAAGCCGAGTGGCGCAATGTCAAATATACACTCAACGAGGAGACCAAAGAGATTGAAGAAACCGAATCCGGCAAATTCATTCAGTTTCCTTTGAAACTGGCCTGGGCCATCACCATTCACAAGAGCCAGGGCCTGACCTTTGACAAGGCGATTATCGATGCCCGGGCCGCCTTTGCCGACGGCCAGGTCTATGTGGCCTTAAGCCGCTGCCGAACCCTCGACAGCCTGGTGCTCAGCACCCCCATCGAAAGCAGCAGCATTAAAAGCAACGATGTGGTGCAAGCCTTTACCGGTGCCATTGAGCAAAACCCGCCTAGTCAAGCCCAGCTCAGGGACGGCAAGCGGGAATACCAACTGGCGCTCCTGGATGAGCTGTTCGATTTTACGATCCTGTGGCGCCGCCTGCTCACTTGCATCAAAATCTCTAATGAATACAAAAGCATTCTGACCAGCCCCGCCCCTTCTTTCTTCGGCCGCATCGTGGAACCCGTAAAAGCGCAGTTAACCGAGGTCGCGGACAAATTCGCCATCCAGCGACGGAACATCGTCAAGGATGTGGCAGATCCCGAAGCCAGCCCGCATCTTCAGGAACGGGTGGCCAAGGCCGCCGCCTATTTTGCCGACAAGATCGAATCGCTGGTGGGCGAGCCCCTGCGTGGCCTCGCGGTTGAAACTGATAACCGGGACGCACGCAAGACGTTGACCAAAGCCATCAACGCTGTCCGTGAAGAAACGGCCGCAAAGTTTTACTGTCTCAACGAATGCCGCGCGGGCATCGTGTTTGCCGATTATCTCAAGGCACGTGCCCGATCCTTGTTCCAGGAAGGGCCGACCAAAGCCGGGCGCATGCAAGCCGAAAACCAGCCTTCTGAAGCCATCGATCATCCTGCACTTTACCGCATGCTCAAGCAGTGGCGGGCTGATCAAGCTGAAAAAACTGGCCGGCCGGCATTCTGGGTGCTGCACAACACAACCCTAGCCGCCATCGCTGCCAAGCTGCCGGCAACCCGTCAGGAACTGGGCGCCATCAAAGGGTTGAAAGGAAAAAAAGGCAAAATTTTCGGCGATGAAATTCTAAAGATAGTGGCCCGATATCGGTCGGAAAACAACCTGCCCCCGCCGGAACCGGAGCCCGCTGGATCGGAAGACGAACCGGTCGATAAAAGAAAGGAAAAATCGAAAACCAAAGATGAATCGCTGCGCCTGTTTCTGGAACGCAGGAGCGTGTCGGAGGTTGCCGAAGCCCGGGGACTGGCCCTATCCACCATCGAAGGCCATCTGGCGCATTTTGTAGGCACCGGCCAGCTGGGCATCCATCGCCTGGTGGAACCGGCCAAGGCCGCCCGCATCGCCGCCTATTTCCAAAGCAGCCGGAACCCGCTGCTGGCCCCGGCCAAAGCGGCCCTGGGCGATGACGTATCCTACAGCGAGATGCGGTTCGTGCTGAAGGAGCTTGAACGTAATGGGGAAATAAAGCCATCACATTAG
- a CDS encoding cytoplasmic protein yields MIMPERFVSEVIRPVVATCDTSRMAVGEPGLPREFVWRGRTIKIAAVLRTWRETGKCRHGSPELYVRKHWFEVATTSNSTMKIYFDRQPRGGRKSDRW; encoded by the coding sequence GTGATCATGCCTGAGCGATTCGTCAGTGAAGTCATCAGACCTGTGGTTGCCACATGTGACACCTCGCGCATGGCAGTCGGGGAGCCTGGACTCCCGCGTGAGTTCGTGTGGCGAGGTCGAACCATTAAAATTGCGGCTGTACTGCGCACCTGGCGTGAAACCGGGAAATGTCGCCACGGCAGTCCCGAGTTATATGTTCGCAAGCACTGGTTCGAGGTCGCCACGACCTCCAACAGCACGATGAAGATCTATTTCGATAGGCAGCCTCGCGGTGGACGCAAGAGCGATAGATGGTAG